A window from Labrus mixtus chromosome 14, fLabMix1.1, whole genome shotgun sequence encodes these proteins:
- the LOC132987946 gene encoding transcription regulator protein BACH1-like, which produces MSLKAMSAPRSSVFTFESTVHSSHVLGRLDEQRRRDTLCDVTVVVEGQSFRAHRSVLASCSEYFTHRISPLTQQGAVISLPQEVSVAGFEPLLKFAYTSKLLFGKDDVLEVRNSASILGFRDLDEACFEFLLPKFSSSTQGSALFPRKTCCKKNCKRQLSEDDSAIYSDEVLLDEKAVKPVAESPFQQEEAFLFNKSVNSQLGSQSSSGTLTPVTEGTNYIFQQGPKYRKFQLACGKETCFPEKSVNNPLTVISNDCDRSCSPCCSSLNIKNESEVEIPGNSSSTLVRQSRGEADDSRKFEIHDRTTEADIIKAETDETQEKRRENEEEMHMEEGVSCSVLSRANAVALGPSATPFEGPSGLIMHHCPLKTLSDCPAITGSVGHKRFVMDITEDGKTRDSGLQVSIHHEAKEEKEAEQRRVNDEIERRQTVSMERAAMSLNNARERSTVEREVAEHLVKCQGSDGHSTQPNFQDRHAGSCYQTGSRQSGHGAPSEWPHVNLSFTTSCPFIQDLDQGKCLRKGADLSECEGASQSGVSSFNSGEDGDTETETEGDSEAYTRERARQMQLPFSVDWIVDRSRNEFQQLLKTQVFTREQLEFVHDMRRRSKNRLAAQRCRKRKLDCIYNLQCEINKLKTEREKLITERSQLSQLKLKTCHNVTALCQKVCNEADLQPDQLQVLAKYTSPDCPLSSLIPHIDTLLSQPELQHRLQASLSAPSMSPHQYRASEQVFSSSSKDAVTGDGPH; this is translated from the exons ATGTCCCTGAAGGCCATGTCTGCGCCGCGCTcgtctgtgtttacatttgagtCTACAGTTCATTCCTCCCATGTGCTGGGCCGCCTTGACGAGCAGCGTCGCCGGGACACGCTGTGTGATGTTACCGTGGTGGTGGAAGGTCAGAGTTTCAGAGCGCACCGCTCAGTGCTCGCTTCCTGTAGCGAGTACTTCACACACAGGATCTCGCCGCTCACACAGCAAGGAGCGGTCATCAGTCTGCCACAGGAG GTGTCAGTCGCTGGCTTTGAACCCTTGCTGAAGTTTGCCTACACATCCAAACTCCTCTTCGGGAAAGATGACGTGTTAGAAGTACGAAACTCAGCCTCCATTCTTGGTTTCAGGGACCTGGACGAGGCTTGCTTTGAGTTCCTCCTCCCTAAGTTCTCCTCTAGCACCCAGGGCTCTGCTCTTTTTCCAAGAAAGACCTGCTGTAAAAAGAATTGCAAGAGGCAATTATCAGAAGACGACAGCGCCATATACTCTGACGAAGTTTTGTTGGATGAGAAAGCTGTAAAACCAGTTGCTGAGTCACCATTTCAGCAGGAAGAGGCTTTTCTGTTTAACAAATCAGTCAACAGCCAATTGGGAAGCCAGAGCAGCTCAGGCACTCTTACACCTGTAACTGAAGGGACAAATTACATCTTTCAACAAGGTCCAAAGTATCGCAAGTTCCAGCTAGCCTGTGGGAAGGAAACTTGTTTCCCAGAGAAAAGTGTGAACAATCCCCTCACAGTTATCAGTAATGACTGTGACCGCTCCTGTTCCCCATGCTGCAGCAGTTTGAACATTAAGAATGAAAGTGAGGTCGAAATCCCTGGAAATTCATCCTCAACTCTCGTCCGACAGAGCAGAGGCGAGGCTGATGACTCAAGGAAATTTGAAATACACGACAGGACAACGGAGGCTGATATTATTAAGGCAGAAACAGATGAAAcgcaggagaagaggagggaaaatgaagaagaaatgcaTATGGAGGAAGGCGTCAGCTGTTCGGTCCTATCCAGAGCCAACGCAGTCGCCTTGGGGCCAAGTGCAACGCCTTTTGAGGGGCCATCAGGGTTAATAATGCACCATTGCCCCTTGAAAACCCTCAGTGACTGCCCTGCCATCACTGGGTCAGTAGGACACAAGAGGTTCGTCATGGACATTACAGAGGACGGGAAAACAAGGGACTCTGGTTTACAAGTATCCATTCATCATGAGgcaaaggaagagaaagaggcagagcaGAGAAGGGTCAATGATGAGATAGAAAGAAGGCAAACAGTTAGCATGGAGAGAGCAGCCATGTCTCTGAATAATGCCAGAGAAAGGAGCACCGTGGAGAGAGAGGTGGCTGAACACCTAGTTAAGTGTCAGGGGTCCGACGGGCATTCAACCCAACCAAATTTCCAGGACCGCCATGCTGGGAGTTGTTACCAAACAGGGAGCAGACAGAGTGGACATGGCGCTCCTTCAGAGTGGCCCCACGTCAACCTCAGCTTCACCACAAGCTGCCCCTTCATCCAAGATCTGGACCAGGGCAAATGTTTGCGGAAGGGAGCGGATCTGTCTGAGTGCGAGGGGGCTTCTCAGTCAGGAGTGTCGTCCTTTAACTCGGGGGAGGACGGAGACACCGAGACGGAAACAGAGGGAGACAGCGAGGCCTACACGAGAGAGAGGGCCAGACAG ATGCAGTTGCCCTTCTCTGTAGACTGGATTGTGGATCGAAGCAGAAATGAATTCCAACAACTCCTGAAGACGCAGGTGTTTACACGTGAACAGCTGGAGTTTGTGCACGATATGAGACGGCGCAGCAAGAACCGCCTCGCAGCCCAGCGTTGCCGTAAGAGGAAACTAGACTGCATCTATAACCTGCAGTGTGAAATCAACAAGCTG aagacggagagggagAAACTGATCACAGAGAGGAGCCAGCTGAGTCAGCTGAAGTTGAAAACGTGTCACAATGTCACCGCTCTGTGCCAGAAGGTCTGCAACGAAGCCGACCTGCAGCCAGACCAGCTACAGGTGTTAGCCAAATACACCTCCCCAGACtgccctctgtcctctctcattCCTCACATAGACACGCTCCTTTCACAGCCCGAGCTGCAACACCGGCTGCAGGCGTCCCTCTCGGCCCCTTCTATGAGCCCGCACCAGTACAGGGCTTCAGAGCAGGTTTTCTCTAGCTCCAGCAAGGATGCAGTCACAGGTGACGGTCCACATTAG